In Acomys russatus chromosome 13, mAcoRus1.1, whole genome shotgun sequence, the genomic stretch GaaacaatagtggcatgactgctCCAGGTGCCATTAACTGCTTGCTGACTGAACTTGAGGCCCTCTCCATAGGAGGGAACTCATATCTGGCACGGTAAACCACAGCAAAGACCTATGGCTGGACTTCAGTGGGGAAGCAGCTGCTACTGTTTTACTACAGAGGTGACGTGTGCCAAGCAAACTGCCTTCTAAAACATTTGTGTTCGCACCCAAAAACCACCATTGCTGTCTTAACTATAAAGAGCAACTTCTATTTTGCAGTGGGTGGTAGTAAGCAGGGCCTTGTAACTGATGACTCTCCCCAGAGTAAGTGACTGTTACTGTCACAGAATAGCCCAGTACTcagctataaaagaaaataaccagaCCATCTATGTTACCTCCTCCAGAGAACatagaagagcaggaagaaaagaaaaaaagaaaaaaaggtaaaagctAGAAGAAACAGTGGAACATGTATAACCAATTCCTCTAAAGTTTTCATTCTGTCATGGAGGGTAGATGGAGGCTCACAAGACCTCTCCCTAAGGTTATAAAGCAGTAATAATTGCTAGGGAGAAGGAACTCTAGGACCAGCCAAGCTGCTGGAGAGCTATGCAGGTAGCTCCAATAACTTGCTGGATTGGGCTTCTTGGAGATTGCACTGTCTTTATTCACCCATGGTCATGTAAACAGGCCTCCCGAGGAGTAATCCTCTAAGTAACTCCAGGAGTTCAATGATACACACCTAGACTTAAGaagaattgtttctttggtctgttgtctCCCTGAGAAAAGTCATCAACAACATATGACTAGGTTCCAATGTTTTCTCTTATTACATCTGCTCCCGGAAACTCAGCTGTACcactgttccttcctctctgcaccATTACAGCACCAAGGCTGCTCCCAGCCTTTTGAGCCTTGCAATCTCAATCACCATCTGCCACAGTGTCCGGTGCTTCAGTCTCTAGGCACACAGTCAGCTGCCATCAAAAATTCCCACTCATTTAGACAGTTAAGAATGAGGCATTCAAATTCTAGgtagaactcttttttttaaaaaattccactTACATAGTAAGTAAAAAATGGACAAGAAGCTGAAGAAACACAGCTTCTTGAAACAGCTGCTATCTAAATCCACACTTGAAACAATACACTAAAAACTTAAAATCTCTTTTAGCACAATTTTTTTAAGCACAATTTTGATGCAACAGTTTCATCCTAAGAGTATGCTACATATTTCATGTCCAGCTAAAACTTGGCTTTACTGTATTcatggaccataagacacactccccccccccaaaggtgggggggggggggggaaattacGGCACACCTTATGGTCAGGTGAGTCTTATAGTCTGAGAAATACGGTAATTATATTATTAGACTTCACTTTTCCATCAGATATCGCTTAATAACTAAAGTTCTGACACATCTTCAGGAACTGTTTTAGCTTCAAACGGGAAAACAATTGTATAAAGCCAGAGAGAAAAAATGGAGTGCACAGGAGGAAAGAACTAACTACTTCAAGTGGCACCTAAGAGAAAACCCATTCAGTCCCATCACATCCTCATCTTCTTGACAATGTAAAATACTGTgccaaggtgattttttttttttttttgtttttttggttttttcgagacagggtttctctgtgtagccttggccatcctggactcactttgtagaccaggctggcctcgaactcacagcgatccgcctgcctctgcctcccgagtgctgggattaaaggcgtgcgccaccacgcccggctgtgattttttttttaatgtcaacagTTGATATTATTACTTTCTACTTCTTTTAAAGTGTGCAGAGTGGCCAGACTACACACAACACAGTGACAGCAGGTGACAGATGGGCCATGTACCTGCCCAGTTCATCTAGGCCTAATCACTTTGTTTTCATACACCCTGCCTTATCTGTTTACTGCTTGTCCAACTACGCATCTCAATTTGCTTTCCCAGTGTGGAGGATCTTATGCTACTGTGAACCAAATAGATCAGCTCCATCTTGTCCTACAGGGAGGGGACAGCAAGGAAAGTGATGTGCATCAGCATGTTGCTGTTAGGGATGGGAGCAGCCCATGACCTCAGCTCACGGGAGAGGGCTGCTTCCTATCCTTCACAATACACTCAAGGcaagagttcaattccaagcagccacatggtggctcacaaccatctataatgggatcttctggcatgcaggtgaccTGAGCTTTGTAGGCTGTATAATCTCTGCTGCAAGTATTCAACCATGCCATTAAATTACAAAAGCAGCTATAGAAATACATAAGTGATTAGGCATGACGGTgctccaataaaactttatttatgggCACTAAAATATGGAGTGAATATAATTTTCATGTCACactattttgtctttcttttgggACAGTCTTCCCATGTGCAGAAACTTACAGTATTCCTGCACAGTCTCCTAGGTGCCAAGATTAagggtatgtaccaccatgcttaaCTCTAAGTACTACTTTTCTTATGgtatttttttaagcatttaaaaatgtaaaaagaaagccaggcacagtgccatATGCCTAAAATCCTGGCACTATGGTTGCTAAAAGCAGAACAATCAACAGTCCAAGGCCAGTCACATCCACATAAAGAGTTTAAcatcaacctgggctacatgaaatgaGATTCTATTTAATAGCCCTTCCATATaaataaatgagacaaaaataaataaaatatgaaagcatTATAACTTAGTGCAGGGACCAAACAGGATATATTCAGTCTATTGAGAACAATTaaggtattttctttaaaaaccttcTCATTTTTAccttatacatacatatttatttaatctaataaaaacactttttggtgcatatgtgtgcaagGTATACAtgggtgtatgtgtacatgttccacataggtatacatgcagaggacagaggtgtCTTCCTTATACACTAGGCCAGGTCTTTCACTTGAACCCCAGACACTCCAATTCAGCGAGGCCAGCTCGCTAGCTGGCTTGCTCTGAGGATCCTATCTCCACTTgtcaagagctaggattacaagcagaCCACCACACAGACCTGGCATTTATGTGGCTACTAGACACTCAAACTCCGGTGTTTAAACTTATGGCATgagtgttttacccactgagccattatTATCTATCACCAGGCCTCTTTATCTTAcgaatacatatattttatgtcttatcttttgtttcttcattcctGTCACGCAGTAAACTTTACATGGGCTAAGACCAAGTTGTGCCTAACCTTTACATTCTTCCATGATGCTGCTGTAATGACCTGCACAGAAAGCAGGCTTGAGTCTATCTGTGGAACACATGCTTGCCTGCCACTTCCTCTTATTGAAAGCTCAgctccttatttaaaaaaaaaaaaaaacagttacacAAGTAGAATTCTTGAATGTTCTCTAGGGGGAGACACATAAAATGATTCAATCTAGTTTCCAATATTAATGTACAATAGAACCTCAAGTCAAATAAAgctttcctctccccccaccccactttgttttaaataaatacaattttctaCCTTTATCTTCTTACAGAACACGGAATGAAAGTTACCCCCATTTACAAAAGAGACTTAAAACTGACATTACAGATATTTAAAGAGAATTAATTATGAAGCGTTTTAGAAAGCATACATTCAAAAATATAACTAACTTCTTCCATTTTCAATATTGCTCAGCTAAGAAACTGCAGAAATTAGCAAAACCTAGCCTAAGTAGTACAGGAAATATAATATAGTTAGTGACTACTCTGAAAGTATTAAAGAGATCAGCTAATTTTGAGCCATCACCACCAGTAAGCACCACTACATAACGCAAGCTTCAAGGGACAGAAcgttaaaaaacattttaagtgattTGTTGGTACCAGGATAACCTTAAGCCATTAATCATTCACAGTAGCTAAAAGGCAATTTATAACATGTAAACCGTATGGGAAATGCTGCCCTCATATTGTACCTTAAGTGAACAAAAAACTTTTCTTATAAATGTAACGTAACAAACTACCATGCAAACAATCTACCCATTTTTAACAGCTAACAATGCTTAGTGAGTACCAGAGGAAGTATTAGAGAGGCTGGGGTTTCGTGAAGAAGTGGACATGGCTTTCTTAACCTGACGGTCATTTGTACATCAACATCCTTCTAGATAGGAATATGCAGAAGCCTAACTAGCGTGCACGGGAAAATAGAACCACTGGAGAGATAGGAACAGAAACTGGCACTCTAAAAAACAGCTAAGAGTTCAAGTTTCTGTGCTTGAGGGGGGAGAAAGTAAagagtagctcaggctggctcgaTCACAGTCCCTATACTCTCCAACACTCTAGACTCCTGCTCCAAAGCTTGCTCCTataagaggttttgttttgttttgttttgttttttgtttttagatttgtgagtgctctatcttcaggtcacctgcatgccagaagatcccattatagatggttgtgagccaccatgtggttgcttggaattgaactcaggacctctggaagagcagacagtgctcttaacagatgagccatctctccagcccctgatccTATAATATTTAATTAGGGCCCAAGTAAGTTGTATCTAGAACAAGATGATGGAAAGTCAGTATACAGTAACCTTATAGCCCCATAAGACTTGTCTGACCTCAAGTgaatcaccttttttttttttaaggaacaggCCTGCTTAAGTGCTGTGTACCTGCTAGTACacagtgtaggaaccaggcctgactgggctgcctgcctgtcttgctgtttcatatcctgtttctagcagcttccacgtctgtgtttatcttggttagctagtcatgtttactgctctgagaacacgcccctcccttcctcgagacttttcctcctgtgtgcgattacctcttgagggatttcacctgggaggaggattcctgtttggctgcctttaagaaggctctttggaactctggggagagaataataaaccgctgctgctgcggctgctgctctcttagcacgaaggacgtgtgtgtgtatgcgtgtgcgtgtgcgtgtgcgtgtgcgtgtgcgcgtgcgcgcgtgcgtgcgtgcgtgcgcatataagttaaatccgcagtccctcgcccttgactcggtaccgcggtggcgcgggcgccacacaCATTACTTGCTTCAGGACTCAGTGACACAGACACTAAGGCCTATCTCCTCTCTTGTATTCATAACCATAAATTTAACTCTGCAATCCAGCACGATCTGAAAAGGGGTAAGAAAAATATGTAACCCAAAGGccttagttatggtttctatttcAGCGattaaagggtttatttccttTGCAGTTTGTAGTGCACCACACACGGAAGACAGGGTagaaattcaaggcaggaacctggaggcaggaactgaagcaaagaccaaGAAGAAAAGCTGATTACTGCCTTGGGTCTCTAGGCTTGCTCAATTTACAtactttttgttggttggttggttttggttttttgtttgttttttcaaggcaggatttctctgtgtatccctggctgttcagGAAATCACAGATCGGTCTGTCTCTtattcccaagggctgggattaaagatgtgtgctagcaccattttttttttaaagcttatatgaaaaaacagaagtgtactttatttttttttttacattttttattagtttattcatattacatctcgattgttagcccttcacctatttcctcccattcttccctccctcccacttccccccttctcccctcccctatgtctgtgattgagggatacctcctccccctatatatgctcttagaatatcgagtctcttcttggtaacttgctatccttcctctgagtaccgccaggcctccccatccaggggacggcTCGCACCATTCTTTTACACCTCGGGACCACCTGCACAGGAAAGACAGgccccacaatgggctggattCTTCCTCATCAATCCCCAATCAAGACAAcaccctacagacttgcctacaggagATGATAAAGATGTTTCCTCAACtgagtttcctcttcccagaaaactcttataaaaaaaaaaaaaatcaaacaacaacaaaaccaactaaataactaaacaaataaGCAGGACACTAAAGATCCACAGGGAGAGCACAAGGGCTCTAGGATAAGGCAGAGGGTGGGTTGCACTCTCCTGAGCTGCAAACAGGATGCACACACATCAAAGCATTAGAAGTGTCCTCAGTTGGCAACAGTGATCTCCCTGCTGGCTTCCATGACGCCCATGCCTTCTTTCACCTTCGTAAGGACCATACGATGGCACCCAACCAGTCTCAGCGGTATACATGGGGCACTGGGAAGCTTTTGTGCTTGGTCCAGCATTTGCCATGACAACGTATCTACAGGACCACATGCTCTGGGATGAAGTTCTCACCTTAACATTTCTTTCCACAGGTGAACTTGACCCCAGTGCCATTATGGAGTGTATAGCCACTACCCCAGCAGCTGACGCCTGGAACAACTCTGTGAAAGGAGGAACCCTTCTAATAAAACCCTTCCTCTCCTGAGCTCCAAGTATGAAACGTTTCTGCTGTCTCTGGAACTTTCTCTACAGACAAGTGAAAGAGATACAGCTCATGGACTCACCATCAACCACCATGTCAAAGAACACTGAGGTGCTAAAACACTGACAGCTAAAAGCAAAGGACCTCAGGGGTCAGCAACGTCTGCAAAGCTACTAACTCCTCTTTCTATTGCTCTAAATTTTTACTGGATCCTTTGCACAGCATGTGCTTTGGAGTAGGTACTCATTTAAAATGTCTGCTGAATAAATCAATTGCTAGATAAACAGGTCAGCCAATTAACAGATAGTTGATATTGTGCTGGGGAAATGGTGGGAGCTAAGGCAAGGAAGTCAAATTCAGCAGGACTCCCCTCTGCAGGAGGTGACATGCCTTACATGACTTCAGTTTCCTTGGTTTTACGTTTTCACACCTACATTTACCTTCTGAGCTTTTTgttatacacacaattaaaaaacataaaacaaaacaaaaacaaaaaacaaaaccaaacttgtAGCATAGCATATTTTCCTAGCATGCTTcaggctctaggttcaatccttagcaatgaaaaattaaatttctggATTGAGGCGGTGTACTCCGGAGAAACGCGGCTGGCGGTAGACAGGCTGTTGTCTTTCGGCTGAAGTGTAGTCAGGTTTCTCCAGTATTACCTCAACGAGCAGGGCGATCGCGTCTATACGCTGAAGAAATTTGATCCTATGGGACAGCAGACCTGCTCTGCCCATCCTGCTCGGTTCTCCCCAGACGACAAGTACTGGAGACACCGAATCACTATCAAGAAACGTTTCAAGGTTCTCACGACCCAGCAACCGCGCCCTGTCCTCTGAGGGTTCGTTGATCTCTTGTGCTGCCCGGCCCCAGGCCGATTAACAGTAACCAAACGTGACAGTTCGTGAGCGGCGAAGCCTTGCCATGCTGTTTGGGACTCTATCTCACTACGTGGTTGAGTCTGTAGTGATGGGCATCGCCAGTAAAAGGAAcaattttaaccttttttttttctttcatgttttgacTTACTGCCAGGTTATTAAAGATACAATGacttgaaagttaaaaaaaaaaagaaaaaaaaaaaaaaaaagaaagaaaaattaaatttctaaacATTCTTTGGAATATATAATGTTCTAATCCCCTATCCAAACTACTGTATTTTCAGGAGCCTGACATAGCAGGCACTCAACAAACACTTGCCAAATAGATTGCAGAATAATTGTTTAGAATACATTTAAACAATAACAATTAAAAGATCCAAGGAGGTGTGTTAATATTAGTCAATCTAAATTAATTCATGTACTAATATTCTAATTTGGGGGTGTATCTTCTACACTGAACTTGTGAAAACATTTTCTAGAGCTGAGGacatactgcacacatgtgaggatTGGAGTTTAGATCCAGATCCCATGTAAAAACCAGGAGGCATGAAggccacctgtaaccccaaagTCTAGAGACAAAGATGAAAGATTTCCTACATCAAGCTGCCTACTTAAGACTAGCCAGAATCAGTGAGCCAGGGGTgcaagagagaccctgactcaattACATGAAGTGTGTCCAAGGAAGACAACCTACAGCAACAACATCAGGCgcccatatatacatgtatatgcacatgcatatgccatGTGTCCACACAGATGAAAGCATGCACTTGCAGGcataacacacagatacacacacatacacacacaaatagtattttttaaactgactccaaaataaatagaatttaaatattaaaaattcacttGTAAAGTTTCATCAGAATTCAATTCAGAGCTCATATAATAATACATCTGTCATTGAGCCTCAATTTATCATAATCATCtacttttcttaaaaatgaaaagcatgtCAGCCCTGAGATCTGTGCATGGTGTCCTGGCAACTGTTTTCCCCACTGACCATGTTATTGTACAAAAGAAGATTGTAAAGCAGTAATATCTGAAAACTCTGTTACCACTGAGATTAGTTAGTAACAGATATGTAAGGGCTGTGACTCATCTCAAGTAAAACTAGTCTTTAGTCCATACAGGAGGTTTCTTGGGCTACATACTGCCTGACATTCATCAGACTTCATGTGTTTACAGGACAGGTTTCTACTAgcctgggtgctggaaacagaccTTAGGACACTATACAAATAAGGCGAGCcccactactgagctacacccagcACATCCTCAGCTCCTCTAGTATGAGTTAACAGCCAAAACACTTTCATACACTTGTCCAAACAAAATGGTGACTAAATTTAAATAGGTAACATAGTATAGTAGTTTAAAAGGCAGACttaggcactggagagatggctcagaggttaagataagactgctcttcaagaggacccagggtcaattcccagcacacacatggcatgtcataactgtctgtaacttctgttccagggtatctgatatcttcacacagacatacatgcagtcaaaacaccaatgtatgtaacataaaaataaacaattttttaaagtcagaCAACACACAAAACAGGGCCACCCATGAATCCTACACattcactggccagtcagcaaTTACCAACTCACAGCCAATGTGTTTCAGAAGCACCCCAGTATATAGCCTCTTATTGCaacaagacaggctttctcataATCAATGTGGGTTATTTTGAGACTGATGCCAGATTCCATTTATAATGATTTCAATAGGTATGAGGGCCCAGACTTTGAACTACACAGACTTACAGTCAAGTTGGGGTTGTGCTGTCTACTCTGCTgctcacttaattttttaaagactgccTTTCCTCTACAAGCATGGGGGCAGGTATTCCTGCTTTTCCAGATGGCACTAGAAGTGAACTGAGAAGGGAAGGCATCAACAGAACAGAGCCTGGAGCTAACATACAGAAGGTACCAATGGCTACATGAAAGCATGGCAGGTGTGATTACCATTTCCACTGAGGCTCACATAGGAAAACATGGGCCaaagcctacttcaaagaagccTCCAGAGAGTTCAACCTCCTTTTCCTGCAAACTGGAAATGGTACCCGACCCCATCACAAAGCAGAAAAGGATAACTAATGGTAGCTGAGCAGCAAGGGCTATTCAGAAGGCAACTGGTACTTCCCATGACAGCAAAGTCAGGTAACTTAGTCATTAGAGATGTGACCGGCACAAGCAGCGCCTGCCTGGAACAGCCACCTCACTAACTGTTGGCTCCACAACATGGGATAGGCAAAGCCAGACAAGCTCAGGCTTCCTCTTTACAAATACAAAGTAACAACCTCAAGTACTGAAATTAGACTCCTCCTGCAACTAGGCCTAGAAAAACCTACAGGGTATATATTATAGGAGGCATGGGTGCTTCCCATTCAAGGTAGTGGGGATCACAGAATGAGCTCAATAGTTAAGGTGGGTTGCTGCCCCCGCCCCATCGTGTTCAGCCTTCTAGCAGAGGTAGAGTGAGAAAACCTTATCGTGTCGGTAAAGCATAGAGTGTATGATCACGCGGTGGATGATTAAGGCTTGCTGCTTCCAGTAGAATAAAACTAAGGTGCACTGGACACTGccctcttttccatttttctcattCACAACTGACTGAAAGCAGCTAAAGGATGGCTCCAGGAAGAGTTCTAGTCACtctttaaacacaaaacaaaccaaggaggtggaggcagagacattTGTTGTGGAGTCAGTAAACAGAGAATTACATGGGAGAGTTTTGTTCTCTCAAAAGGACTGAAGAGGGGAGAACAAACCTACGGGCAAGGTCCTTCGTTAAACACTGAAACAGTACTTACTAGGTGAGGCCAGGTTTCCCACCCCAAAGAAGTTTGGATTTAATACTcaacaaaagaaacagataagCACAGCTTTCTGCAagatgagaggagggaaggatgcAGGAAACTTGAAGATGCTCAAAGCCCAGTAAAGCATCCTTGT encodes the following:
- the LOC127197223 gene encoding H/ACA ribonucleoprotein complex subunit 3-like, which gives rise to SVVRFLQYYLNEQGDRVYTLKKFDPMGQQTCSAHPARFSPDDKYWRHRITIKKRFKVLTTQQPRPVL